Proteins from one Corallococcus exiguus genomic window:
- a CDS encoding imm11 family protein, which produces MRYFELHDDMELRDRWLPDEPTDAKGREVDDIWQFRKGCPVQINERLRIPIGHPGKILDYATTSVGTAPIVHRRVASVFTELAPDEVQLIPVDVDGQSEPFFILVATRTIRCIDDQESAEVLYWLPEDGRPEKTGRYRSVMGMRIDTTKVGDAKVFRPWGWSITLIVSEDIKEALERTGATGIAFKEVTGPSEVSPEQREHNRKLQALYERTEMARTAFWRTLGTLDENAILPIVVGGGWPARRQVWRVIHRPEGRTLLVTDGLSDFFVETVAPSIGFGLELALETNEPQTGWPVTLLERIANELVGHEHLREPARTGILSMEVDGEHMPEPLLTKDGRVGVLLGMDTPALPGHFTMPDGQVRLVTVKTLMPRELTYLLEHGREELLHRFNQSNPGHLSKAWRQPVV; this is translated from the coding sequence ATGCGGTACTTCGAGCTTCACGACGACATGGAGTTGAGGGACCGCTGGTTGCCAGATGAGCCCACGGATGCCAAGGGGCGGGAGGTCGATGACATCTGGCAGTTCAGGAAGGGGTGCCCGGTCCAGATCAACGAACGTCTACGGATTCCCATTGGTCATCCTGGGAAGATCCTCGACTACGCCACGACGAGTGTCGGAACTGCGCCCATTGTCCATCGGAGAGTCGCAAGTGTGTTCACGGAGTTGGCTCCTGATGAGGTGCAGCTCATCCCGGTCGATGTCGACGGACAGTCGGAGCCCTTCTTCATCCTCGTTGCGACTCGCACCATCCGATGCATCGATGACCAGGAGTCGGCGGAGGTGCTGTATTGGTTGCCTGAAGATGGGCGGCCGGAGAAGACCGGGCGATACAGGTCCGTCATGGGTATGCGCATCGACACGACGAAAGTGGGCGATGCCAAGGTCTTCCGTCCCTGGGGCTGGAGCATCACGCTCATTGTCTCCGAGGACATCAAGGAGGCCCTAGAGCGCACCGGCGCCACGGGAATTGCGTTCAAGGAAGTCACAGGCCCGAGCGAAGTCAGCCCGGAACAGCGTGAGCACAACCGCAAGCTCCAGGCCCTCTACGAGCGAACGGAAATGGCCCGCACCGCGTTCTGGCGCACGCTGGGCACGCTGGACGAAAACGCCATCCTCCCCATCGTCGTCGGAGGAGGCTGGCCCGCGAGGCGCCAGGTCTGGCGAGTCATCCACCGGCCCGAAGGACGCACCCTCTTAGTGACGGACGGCCTCTCCGACTTCTTCGTAGAGACTGTGGCGCCCTCTATAGGCTTCGGCCTGGAGCTCGCGCTCGAGACCAACGAGCCGCAGACAGGCTGGCCCGTGACGCTGCTGGAACGAATCGCCAACGAACTCGTAGGCCACGAACACCTGCGCGAACCCGCCAGGACCGGCATCCTCTCCATGGAAGTGGACGGAGAGCACATGCCCGAACCCCTCCTGACGAAGGACGGCCGCGTCGGCGTGCTCCTCGGCATGGACACCCCAGCACTCCCGGGTCACTTCACGATGCCGGACGGACAGGTCCGGCTCGTCACCGTGAAGACACTCATGCCCCGGGAGCTCACGTACCTGCTGGAGCACGGCCGGGAGGAACTGCTCCACCGCTTCAACCAGTCCAACCCCGGCCACCTGTCCAAGGCCTGGCGCCAGCCTGTGGTGTAG
- a CDS encoding AHH domain-containing protein, with amino-acid sequence MSLRWLCVMWMLFVTGCATSRTWRLDTGEGRAREHTPRTDTRPVSLEGDTFEKAVRTLARGASVSVHPRREALRLLNPGSDRPRASLGVVSVDDPRQGRVRVSQGGTELEAAYGRWCVRKRLSGDCLHLLDGGLTLDEEGKRTLAFRIALDSVWEETAEALVGMVDPEATVSLLVMTGAVYFSLWLVPEPLLSKGVAATLTVALIAYLGWDTVWSLIQGWRVLAAEVREAETFDGIRDAGEKYGEVMGKQAARAFVMLAMAALGSTAQTLATRVATLPGSAQAALVGAEQGGFRLVAAAEVSAIAVSASGEVTLALAPNAVAMSAKGRNVPAPVDVHEHHIATNKWWEATHHGGPWSPKFQDLFDRAGMSLDDPANKVRVPGHKGPHPQKYHEEVYERLRRALGRCRSIQSCGKELVKELESLGAEISTQNSRLNLLVTQP; translated from the coding sequence ATGTCGCTGCGCTGGCTGTGCGTGATGTGGATGCTGTTCGTGACGGGCTGCGCGACGTCACGGACATGGCGGTTGGACACGGGAGAAGGCCGGGCGCGTGAGCACACGCCGCGCACGGACACGAGGCCCGTGTCGCTGGAGGGCGACACCTTCGAGAAGGCAGTGCGGACGCTGGCGCGTGGAGCGTCGGTGTCGGTGCATCCGAGGAGGGAAGCCCTCCGGCTGTTGAATCCTGGATCGGACCGTCCGCGAGCCTCGCTGGGCGTCGTGTCCGTGGATGACCCGAGGCAGGGCCGCGTCCGCGTGTCGCAAGGGGGCACTGAACTGGAGGCCGCCTACGGACGCTGGTGCGTGCGCAAGCGGCTGTCCGGAGATTGCCTGCACCTGTTGGACGGAGGGCTGACGCTGGATGAGGAGGGCAAGCGGACGCTGGCCTTCCGCATTGCGTTGGACTCGGTGTGGGAGGAGACGGCCGAAGCCTTGGTGGGGATGGTGGACCCCGAGGCGACGGTGTCCCTGCTGGTGATGACGGGAGCGGTGTACTTCAGCCTGTGGCTGGTACCGGAGCCGCTGCTGTCGAAGGGCGTAGCGGCGACGCTGACGGTGGCGCTGATTGCGTACCTGGGCTGGGACACGGTGTGGAGTCTCATCCAGGGCTGGAGGGTGCTGGCGGCGGAGGTGAGGGAGGCGGAGACGTTCGACGGCATCCGGGACGCGGGAGAGAAGTACGGCGAGGTGATGGGAAAGCAGGCGGCACGGGCCTTCGTGATGCTGGCGATGGCGGCGCTGGGGAGCACGGCGCAGACGCTGGCGACGAGGGTCGCGACGCTGCCCGGTTCAGCGCAGGCCGCGCTGGTGGGAGCGGAGCAGGGAGGCTTCCGGCTGGTGGCAGCGGCGGAAGTATCAGCGATTGCCGTGTCCGCGAGCGGCGAGGTGACCCTCGCGCTGGCGCCCAACGCGGTGGCGATGTCCGCGAAGGGGCGGAACGTCCCCGCGCCCGTCGACGTCCACGAGCATCACATCGCCACGAATAAATGGTGGGAAGCCACGCATCATGGCGGACCTTGGTCGCCCAAGTTCCAAGACCTCTTCGACCGTGCGGGCATGTCCTTGGATGATCCCGCAAACAAAGTCCGTGTTCCTGGACATAAAGGACCGCATCCTCAGAAGTACCATGAAGAAGTCTACGAACGCTTGCGCCGGGCACTGGGAAGATGCAGGAGCATTCAGTCGTGCGGTAAGGAGCTTGTGAAGGAGCTTGAGTCGCTGGGAGCGGAGATCTCTACGCAGAACAGTCGGCTCAACTTGCTCGTCACGCAGCCCTGA
- a CDS encoding imm11 family protein: MRYFKLLDDMEIHGRWLPGEATNAQGHEIDDIWQFADGCPVQVHERLTIPIGHPGVVQDFSTSSVGGTPVVHKRVANVFAELAQDDVQLIPVEVEGQSEPYFILVATRTIRCIDDQQSAEVKYWLPEDDRPELTGTYRAVYGLRIDPTKVGDAKVFRPWGWNVVLLVSEDIKDALESSGATGMSFREVTGPSEVSPEQREHSRKLKVLYDRTEKARTAFWRTLGTMEDSFVIPIVVGGGWPARRQIWRVIHRPEGRTLFVTDGLSDFFVEAVAPSVGFGLELALETDEPVENVAKSWQQLLLERIANELVGHEHLREPARTGILSMEVDGERMPEPLLTKDGRVGVLLGMDTPALPGHFTMPDGQVRLVTVKTLMPRELTYLLEHGREELLHRFNQSHPGHLSKAWRQPVV; this comes from the coding sequence ATGAGGTACTTCAAACTCCTCGACGACATGGAGATTCACGGCCGCTGGCTTCCAGGTGAAGCGACGAACGCCCAGGGGCATGAGATCGATGACATCTGGCAGTTCGCGGATGGCTGCCCGGTCCAGGTCCATGAGCGCCTGACGATCCCCATCGGGCATCCGGGAGTGGTTCAAGACTTCTCAACGTCGAGTGTGGGCGGGACACCTGTTGTCCACAAGCGCGTCGCGAATGTCTTCGCGGAACTGGCTCAGGACGACGTACAGCTCATTCCCGTCGAGGTCGAAGGACAGTCCGAGCCTTACTTCATCCTCGTCGCGACACGGACCATTCGATGCATCGATGATCAACAGTCCGCCGAGGTGAAGTACTGGCTGCCAGAGGATGACCGACCAGAATTGACGGGGACATATCGAGCCGTCTACGGCCTGCGCATCGACCCGACGAAAGTGGGCGATGCCAAGGTCTTCCGCCCCTGGGGTTGGAACGTCGTGCTCCTCGTCTCCGAGGACATCAAGGATGCCCTGGAGAGTTCAGGCGCTACGGGGATGTCATTCAGAGAGGTCACAGGCCCCAGCGAAGTCAGCCCTGAACAGCGCGAACACAGTCGCAAGCTCAAGGTGCTCTACGACCGGACCGAAAAGGCCCGCACCGCGTTCTGGCGCACGCTGGGCACCATGGAGGACAGCTTCGTCATCCCCATTGTCGTCGGAGGCGGCTGGCCCGCGAGGCGCCAGATCTGGCGAGTCATTCACAGGCCCGAAGGGCGCACCCTCTTCGTAACGGACGGTCTCTCCGACTTCTTCGTGGAGGCCGTGGCGCCCTCCGTAGGCTTCGGCCTGGAGCTCGCGCTCGAAACCGACGAGCCCGTGGAGAACGTGGCGAAGAGCTGGCAGCAGCTTCTGCTGGAACGAATCGCCAACGAGCTCGTAGGCCACGAACACCTGCGCGAACCCGCCAGGACCGGCATCCTCTCCATGGAAGTGGACGGAGAGCGCATGCCCGAACCGCTCCTGACCAAGGACGGCCGCGTCGGCGTGCTCCTGGGCATGGACACCCCAGCACTCCCGGGTCACTTCACGATGCCGGACGGACAGGTCCGGCTCGTCACCGTGAAGACGCTGATGCCCCGGGAGCTCACGTACCTGCTGGAGCACGGCCGGGAGGAACTGCTCCACCGCTTCAACCAGTCCCACCCCGGTCACCTGTCCAAGGCCTGGCGCCAGCCCGTGGTGTAG
- a CDS encoding fatty acid desaturase family protein has protein sequence MSSSLPRRAAVPRELLVPATPSGLLRLAAVEWAGMALGWAVMAWAPPVLVPLAVLVVAGRLHALGVLLHDAVHLPSRRREWRLCLLETVAGYPIASTLEAMRYHHLRHHRDAGLPSDPYRKPPDGGRLRTAWRWLLLLTVIPGWVLRGPVGLCAWMLPSLRTAYGRVFLQDRSGRVLTRDAEVAACARAEAGQVLFHLGVLALAVRWPSAVLWGYAVPLLVASGFNAHRLLAEHTAAPVQGRKLEDVFACTRDHGLGWWGGLGLAPRHVGMHVVHHLHPQVSFTHLPRLRAWYVERFPHHYPRPRSY, from the coding sequence ATGTCCTCTTCCCTGCCTCGTCGCGCGGCGGTGCCTCGCGAGCTGCTCGTTCCCGCAACGCCCTCCGGACTGCTGCGCCTGGCGGCCGTGGAGTGGGCGGGGATGGCCCTGGGGTGGGCGGTCATGGCTTGGGCTCCTCCGGTGCTGGTGCCGTTGGCGGTGCTCGTCGTCGCGGGACGGCTGCATGCCCTGGGCGTCCTGCTTCATGACGCGGTCCACCTGCCTTCGCGAAGGCGGGAATGGCGACTGTGTCTGCTGGAGACCGTCGCGGGGTACCCCATTGCGTCCACGCTGGAGGCGATGCGCTACCACCACCTTCGCCATCATCGCGACGCGGGCCTGCCGTCGGATCCGTACCGCAAGCCTCCGGATGGAGGCCGGCTGCGCACGGCGTGGCGGTGGCTGCTGCTCCTGACTGTCATCCCCGGCTGGGTGCTGCGGGGACCGGTGGGGCTTTGCGCGTGGATGTTGCCTTCGCTGCGCACGGCATATGGGCGCGTGTTCCTGCAGGACCGCTCCGGACGGGTGCTCACGCGCGACGCGGAGGTGGCGGCGTGTGCTCGGGCGGAGGCGGGGCAGGTGCTGTTCCACCTGGGCGTGCTGGCGCTGGCGGTGCGGTGGCCTTCCGCGGTGCTGTGGGGGTATGCGGTGCCGTTGCTGGTGGCGTCTGGATTCAACGCGCACCGGTTGCTCGCGGAGCACACCGCCGCGCCCGTGCAAGGGCGGAAGCTGGAAGATGTGTTCGCGTGCACTCGCGACCATGGGCTCGGGTGGTGGGGAGGGTTGGGATTGGCGCCCCGGCACGTGGGGATGCACGTGGTGCATCACCTGCATCCGCAGGTGTCCTTCACGCATCTGCCCCGGCTTCGAGCGTGGTACGTCGAGCGGTTTCCCCACCACTATCCCCGGCCTCGTTCCTACTGA
- a CDS encoding FG-GAP-like repeat-containing protein — MPTQPALAGTRVEWGGWVFPRWNDPRLPFAALLTLYGVLGFTFFGFNRSPGQMAFLVVSGTLLDAVLGWVLKRRKELPLSAYISCCSLALLLNYSHASTLLWLPVWLAIGSKYVLTFQGRHVFNPSMFAVAVSLLTTRELITAAPAYQWANGEVALSAFIVMAAMVLFFFRVGRGWLVISFLTFYALQTALRAFILRHHLPPEVLFLGTLGAPSFFIFVFYMLTDPATSPTTPKAQVLVALAITCVDLVLHLKESVYTFFYAALTVATSRFVFMHARELWRTRGAALHGLLAPDMLKRVGVVGGLGAVLATGYSVSAAQGERQAPLAFHLNAQDLKQAGLDSQMGHTLEELDPRVAHVAKWLVAVGDAVATGDFDGDGKLDLFLTHPLGTPEHHAGLYRNLGGLRFERVPVPALERFATRYKEEGLAGGGTFVDWDGDGDQDLAVAVAFGPVRLLRNTLRETGTAGFEDVTESAGVTDHAVSLGLTFLDYDRDGHLDLLVLNAMTTHLPDYPEPAPPLNLFKLPEPEYAGDRRMLRFMHDGWHNASNGGRNALYRGRGDGTFEKQDMEALGLKETHWSLAVSTVDLNQDGWTDLYVANDFGPDDIYLNEGGRHFRHIVGNRFGEIGRDTYKGMNASVADFDRNGWLDVYVSNVHHSLQAEGSLLWMVGPGEDAFVPRFKDEATFRGALNERRFGWGAAAGDLDDDGWPDLVQANGMVDARLDAEKWRIPAGQRNDYWYVNHKLMQSGPEVHTYADKWGDIRGRMLYPNEARRVYLNLGDARPGHFVDVAKDVGIEAPDNSRGVLMADLDDDGDLDVLITNQHAPVSLYRNTLRASATEAKPDAHFVGLSLVGDGQRTHRSAVGSRVVVSYEDNGKRVEQVREVGLMGGFSASADPRLHFGLGRHSGPVKAVIHWYGAQPQEVTLEADRYQEVRQPPAPTALRGGP; from the coding sequence ATGCCGACGCAGCCGGCCCTCGCGGGCACGCGTGTGGAGTGGGGCGGTTGGGTGTTCCCCCGCTGGAACGACCCGAGGCTGCCCTTCGCGGCGCTGCTCACGCTCTACGGCGTGCTGGGCTTCACCTTCTTCGGCTTCAACCGCAGCCCCGGGCAGATGGCCTTCCTGGTCGTCTCCGGCACGCTGCTTGACGCGGTCCTGGGCTGGGTGCTCAAGCGGCGCAAGGAGCTGCCGCTCTCCGCGTACATCTCCTGCTGTTCGCTGGCGCTGCTCCTGAACTACTCGCACGCGAGCACGCTCTTGTGGCTGCCGGTGTGGCTGGCCATCGGCTCCAAGTACGTGCTGACCTTCCAGGGGCGGCACGTCTTCAACCCGTCGATGTTCGCGGTGGCCGTGTCGCTGCTCACCACGCGCGAGCTCATCACCGCCGCGCCCGCCTACCAGTGGGCCAACGGGGAGGTCGCGCTGTCGGCCTTCATCGTGATGGCGGCGATGGTGCTGTTCTTCTTCCGCGTGGGCCGCGGCTGGTTGGTGATCAGCTTCCTGACCTTCTACGCGCTCCAGACGGCGCTGCGAGCGTTCATCCTCCGCCACCACCTGCCGCCGGAGGTGCTGTTCCTGGGCACGCTGGGCGCGCCGTCGTTCTTCATCTTCGTCTTCTACATGCTCACCGACCCGGCGACGTCGCCCACGACGCCAAAGGCCCAGGTGCTGGTCGCGCTGGCCATCACCTGCGTGGACCTGGTGCTGCACCTGAAGGAGAGCGTCTACACGTTCTTCTACGCGGCGCTCACCGTGGCCACCTCCCGCTTCGTGTTCATGCACGCGCGCGAGCTGTGGCGCACCCGGGGCGCGGCGCTGCACGGGCTCCTGGCTCCGGACATGCTCAAGCGCGTGGGCGTGGTGGGGGGACTCGGGGCGGTGCTGGCGACGGGCTACTCGGTGTCAGCGGCGCAGGGGGAGCGTCAGGCGCCGCTCGCGTTCCACCTGAACGCGCAGGACCTCAAGCAAGCGGGCCTGGACTCCCAGATGGGTCACACGCTGGAGGAGTTGGATCCGCGCGTGGCCCACGTCGCCAAGTGGCTGGTCGCGGTGGGCGACGCGGTGGCCACCGGCGACTTCGACGGGGACGGCAAGCTGGACCTGTTCCTCACGCACCCGCTGGGCACGCCGGAGCACCACGCGGGCCTGTACCGCAACCTGGGCGGGCTGCGCTTCGAACGCGTCCCCGTGCCCGCGCTGGAGCGCTTCGCCACCCGCTACAAGGAGGAGGGCCTGGCGGGCGGCGGGACGTTCGTGGACTGGGATGGGGACGGGGACCAGGACCTCGCGGTGGCGGTGGCCTTCGGGCCGGTGCGCCTGCTGCGCAACACGCTGCGCGAGACGGGCACCGCGGGCTTCGAGGACGTGACGGAATCCGCGGGCGTGACGGACCACGCGGTGAGCCTGGGGCTCACGTTCCTGGACTACGACCGCGACGGGCACCTGGACCTGCTGGTGCTCAACGCGATGACGACGCACCTGCCCGACTACCCGGAGCCCGCGCCGCCGCTCAACCTCTTCAAGCTGCCCGAGCCCGAGTACGCGGGTGACCGCCGCATGCTGCGCTTCATGCACGACGGCTGGCACAACGCGAGCAACGGTGGGCGCAACGCGCTCTACCGGGGCCGAGGAGACGGCACGTTCGAGAAGCAGGACATGGAGGCGCTGGGCCTGAAGGAGACGCACTGGTCGCTCGCGGTGAGCACGGTGGACCTGAACCAGGACGGGTGGACGGACCTCTACGTGGCCAACGACTTCGGGCCGGACGACATCTACCTGAACGAGGGTGGCCGGCACTTCCGCCACATCGTGGGCAACCGCTTCGGGGAGATTGGCCGCGACACGTACAAGGGCATGAACGCGAGCGTGGCGGACTTCGACCGCAACGGTTGGTTGGATGTGTACGTGTCCAACGTGCACCACTCGCTCCAGGCGGAGGGCAGCCTGTTGTGGATGGTGGGGCCGGGCGAGGACGCCTTCGTCCCTCGCTTCAAGGACGAGGCCACCTTCCGGGGCGCGCTGAACGAGCGCCGCTTCGGCTGGGGCGCGGCGGCGGGGGACCTGGACGACGACGGATGGCCGGACCTGGTGCAGGCCAACGGCATGGTGGACGCGCGTCTGGACGCGGAGAAGTGGCGCATCCCGGCGGGACAGCGCAACGACTACTGGTACGTGAACCACAAGTTGATGCAGTCCGGCCCGGAGGTGCACACGTACGCGGACAAGTGGGGCGACATCCGGGGCCGCATGCTCTATCCGAACGAAGCGCGCCGCGTGTACCTCAACCTGGGCGATGCGAGGCCGGGGCACTTCGTGGATGTGGCGAAGGACGTGGGCATCGAAGCGCCGGACAACTCGCGCGGCGTGTTGATGGCGGACCTGGATGACGACGGCGACCTGGACGTGCTCATCACCAACCAGCACGCGCCGGTGTCGCTGTACCGCAACACGCTGCGAGCCAGCGCCACGGAAGCGAAGCCGGACGCGCACTTCGTGGGCCTGTCGCTGGTGGGGGACGGCCAGCGCACGCACCGCAGCGCGGTGGGCTCGCGCGTGGTGGTGTCTTACGAGGACAACGGCAAACGCGTGGAGCAGGTGCGCGAGGTGGGGCTGATGGGCGGGTTCTCCGCGTCGGCGGATCCCCGGCTGCACTTCGGCCTGGGCCGTCACTCGGGACCGGTGAAGGCGGTCATCCACTGGTATGGCGCGCAGCCGCAGGAGGTGACGTTGGAGGCGGACCGCTACCAGGAGGTGCGTCAGCCTCCCGCGCCCACGGCGCTGCGGGGAGGGCCCTGA
- a CDS encoding GH3 auxin-responsive promoter family protein — MLSATMAALTPSALRFRHALREPEVAQAECLARILRAVEGTAQAERLPHFGRIRTAREFQDAVPITTPDTVTEDVERIARGEARVLTREPVLRFELSGGSSGASKRVPVTQGLLREFQRALAPMLHEVFLRRPAVREGPSYWSISPLGRRQHRTAGGIRVGSAEDSAWFPRPLQPLLSRVFAVPGSVGQAPHVEPCRYVTLWFLVRCSNLALISVWNPSFLTLLMDALERHGERLAEDLERGTLRPPEQDADGTPVASDPAWTALVQGLQGVRDIPRAQVLRAALRDGRTLWPGLALLSMWTDAQASYAVAGACRRFPGIEVQGKGLLATEGVITVPLFEAPAPVLAVRSHFIEFMDPERPDARPLLAHELTAGRTYAVLLSTSGGLLRYRLGDLVRVEGFVHATPCLRFLGRADAVSDLVGEKLSAARVGTVLDAALGPTRPAFAMLAPEWGTPPAYRLFLESALPTNQLDAMAANVERALCEGHHYRYARELGQLGPVRAVRVTQGARRYEARCIQLGQRAGDIKPVDLHRQAGWAEWFGRGTS; from the coding sequence ATGTTGTCCGCCACGATGGCGGCGCTGACGCCGTCCGCGCTGCGCTTCCGTCATGCGTTGCGCGAGCCGGAGGTCGCGCAGGCGGAGTGTCTGGCGCGCATCCTCCGCGCCGTGGAGGGCACGGCACAGGCGGAGCGGCTGCCGCACTTCGGCCGTATCCGCACCGCTCGGGAGTTCCAGGACGCGGTGCCCATCACCACGCCGGACACGGTGACGGAAGACGTCGAGCGCATCGCGCGGGGAGAAGCGCGGGTCCTCACTCGTGAGCCCGTGCTGCGCTTCGAGCTGTCCGGTGGTTCCTCGGGTGCGTCCAAGCGGGTGCCGGTGACGCAGGGCCTGCTGCGCGAGTTCCAGCGCGCGCTCGCACCCATGCTGCACGAGGTCTTCCTGCGCCGCCCCGCGGTGCGCGAAGGCCCCAGCTACTGGTCCATCTCCCCGCTGGGCCGGAGACAGCACCGGACCGCAGGTGGCATCCGGGTGGGCTCGGCGGAGGACAGCGCCTGGTTCCCGCGCCCGTTGCAGCCGCTGCTCTCGCGCGTCTTCGCCGTGCCGGGCTCGGTGGGGCAGGCTCCCCACGTCGAACCGTGTCGTTACGTGACGCTGTGGTTCCTCGTGCGGTGTTCGAACCTGGCGCTGATCAGCGTCTGGAACCCCAGCTTCCTCACGCTCCTGATGGACGCACTGGAGCGGCACGGCGAACGGCTCGCGGAGGACCTGGAGCGCGGCACGCTGCGGCCTCCTGAACAGGACGCGGACGGCACACCCGTGGCTAGCGACCCTGCCTGGACGGCGCTCGTGCAGGGGCTCCAGGGCGTGCGTGACATCCCGAGGGCCCAGGTGCTGCGCGCCGCCCTGCGCGACGGACGCACGCTCTGGCCAGGGCTCGCGCTCCTGAGCATGTGGACGGACGCCCAGGCCTCGTACGCCGTGGCTGGCGCATGCCGGCGCTTCCCGGGCATCGAGGTCCAGGGCAAGGGCCTGCTCGCCACGGAGGGCGTCATCACAGTGCCCCTCTTCGAAGCGCCCGCGCCAGTGCTCGCGGTCCGGAGCCACTTCATCGAGTTCATGGACCCGGAGCGCCCTGACGCACGCCCACTCCTGGCGCACGAGCTGACGGCGGGCCGCACCTATGCGGTACTCCTCTCCACGTCCGGCGGACTGCTGCGCTACCGACTGGGGGACCTCGTCCGCGTGGAAGGCTTCGTGCACGCGACGCCCTGTCTGCGGTTCCTCGGCCGAGCGGATGCCGTGTCAGACCTCGTGGGCGAGAAGCTCTCCGCCGCGCGAGTGGGCACGGTCCTGGACGCCGCGCTGGGCCCCACGCGGCCCGCCTTCGCCATGCTCGCGCCGGAGTGGGGGACACCGCCGGCCTACCGCCTCTTCCTTGAGTCGGCCCTGCCCACGAACCAGCTGGACGCCATGGCTGCGAACGTGGAGCGAGCCCTGTGCGAAGGCCACCACTACCGCTACGCGCGGGAGCTGGGACAGCTCGGTCCGGTGCGCGCGGTGCGCGTGACGCAGGGGGCCCGGCGTTACGAGGCCCGATGCATCCAGCTCGGTCAGCGCGCGGGCGACATCAAGCCCGTGGACCTGCACCGCCAGGCCGGCTGGGCGGAGTGGTTCGGAAGAGGGACATCATGA
- a CDS encoding aromatic ring-hydroxylating oxygenase subunit alpha — translation MTMLTVDLDAEADLARCGALKDFWYVACLSTELPANKPVARTVFGTGLVLFRGPDGAPTALRDRCLHRNARLSQGDVFDGRLGCPYHGWVYDASGAVVEIPALGPPQRGEKLDARACAHEGLQPAPCDLGRLARFPAREQDGLVYVYLGADVTHARAEPFRVPYWGERGWTVYFMVTRFANGVTNLVENFMDVPHTSFVHRGWFRNPTRKRVPSTVKRHAGRVRMTYHQEEDALTGLGRLFNPRGLPLVHTDEFIVPNVTRVDYQWGDSGFAINSQCTPIGPTDTLVYTAISYRLPVDVPGAWVGRALTPLVRWYTRQVIQQDVRIMETQRQGLTDGPGGGVYSGTEADLHHADIEAYRRWLREGAHGSGPEDAERDVVFWV, via the coding sequence ATGACGATGCTCACGGTGGACCTGGACGCGGAGGCGGACCTCGCTCGCTGCGGCGCGCTGAAGGACTTCTGGTACGTGGCGTGCCTCTCCACGGAGCTGCCCGCGAACAAGCCCGTCGCGCGCACCGTGTTCGGCACGGGGCTGGTCCTCTTCCGCGGACCCGACGGCGCACCCACCGCGCTGCGCGACCGCTGCCTCCACCGCAACGCGCGCCTGTCCCAGGGCGACGTGTTCGACGGACGGCTCGGCTGCCCGTACCACGGCTGGGTCTACGACGCGTCCGGCGCGGTGGTGGAGATCCCCGCGCTGGGCCCTCCCCAACGCGGGGAGAAGCTGGACGCTCGCGCCTGCGCGCACGAAGGCCTCCAGCCCGCGCCCTGCGACCTGGGACGGCTTGCGCGCTTCCCCGCGCGGGAACAGGACGGGCTCGTCTACGTCTACCTGGGCGCGGATGTCACCCACGCCCGCGCGGAGCCCTTCCGCGTGCCCTACTGGGGCGAGCGCGGCTGGACCGTCTATTTCATGGTCACGCGCTTCGCGAACGGCGTGACGAACCTGGTGGAGAACTTCATGGACGTGCCGCACACGTCCTTCGTGCACCGGGGCTGGTTCCGCAATCCCACGCGCAAGCGCGTGCCCTCCACGGTGAAGCGCCACGCGGGCCGCGTGCGGATGACCTACCACCAGGAGGAGGACGCGCTCACGGGCCTGGGGCGGCTGTTCAACCCGCGCGGTCTGCCACTCGTGCACACGGACGAGTTCATCGTCCCCAACGTCACGCGCGTGGACTACCAGTGGGGAGACAGCGGCTTCGCCATCAACTCACAGTGCACGCCCATCGGGCCCACGGACACGCTCGTGTACACGGCCATCAGCTACCGGTTGCCGGTGGACGTGCCGGGCGCATGGGTGGGCCGCGCGCTGACGCCGCTGGTGCGCTGGTACACGCGGCAGGTCATCCAGCAGGACGTCCGCATCATGGAGACGCAGCGCCAGGGGCTGACGGATGGTCCCGGCGGCGGCGTGTACTCGGGCACGGAGGCGGACCTGCACCACGCGGACATCGAGGCGTACCGCCGCTGGCTGCGCGAAGGCGCTCACGGCTCCGGTCCCGAGGACGCGGAGCGCGACGTGGTCTTCTGGGTCTAG